In Triplophysa rosa linkage group LG18, Trosa_1v2, whole genome shotgun sequence, a genomic segment contains:
- the LOC130568980 gene encoding rho GTPase-activating protein SYDE1 has protein sequence MAEPLLKRTFSKLRGKDRFRRKTDPKLTEVTGKVDLIQSSSSSTSSAGPVETEPTEECTRRSHITVSKIQNWAKLSSACREPAPPGLVYRPQDWGQRTLSEDGSKQNDVELGFSGTPYESVDAGVPELSPLSTDVCVSPAAVKISGQGAYLQHLDSSSRAWVLSTGKPQTSDEPLQTSLTEWRQGAHGDSNIWYNPIPEEDDVEKYGDPWRKRETERCARGLSLAGDVEPETSSDAVVSECVSSASRGTPDSPAGPSGSGMSVIDRIKSPGTVRRLSMKMRKLPELRRKLSLRSSRNQRHAQGNASGATDEASPPNARKESSNVISRYHLDTSAPARPTRRSSRARSASKGGYLSDGDSPELLPKQGSGQPATSPPHGGVQESPAVTDTDSFRLYSLTDQPRCAQRLSGLLTVHLLGIEELRRSPQSDATKEVFCAIQVDGVTRARTSLLTCQGPRLPLNHTFNLELERARLLKLVILTPAGADNGPSAPARNRVCCVGAVAIPPLFKASRCQQLCVRLEPRGLLYVKLTLLEHFVSPFPRLSDLPPPSVFGVELKQLVEKETSALQVPLIIQKCVCEIERRGLRVVGLYRLCGSAAVKKELRDAFERDSAVVVLNEELYPDVNVITGILKDYLRELPSALITRTLYEVVLEDMMARPACKSDSDTHRSDNTISLLQCLPEPERATLSFLLDHLSLVASFSDSNRMTCQNLAVCFGPVLLTPSQECWQAGLTAPGSGPGVTRGGRGFAHSEDIASAVDFKRHIEALHYLLKLWPVPKGRVTEDSDQAPLASQKSSLRWAQRVQLRADLPSAQDAVVVSRRGRGRLESPPCNRYAGDWSVCGRDFLSNDEADYDEVAGSESDDDDIEETKKTDVWVSPDGLFVDDFALDFDAPFTCRLSLKDFDTLISDLERELAKQINICL, from the exons ATGGCGGAGCCGCTGCTCAAACGAACTTTCTCCAAACTGAGAGGAAAAGACCGATTCCGCCGCAAAACCGACCCCAAACTCACCG AAGTGACGGGGAAGGTGGATCTCATCCAGAGTTCTTCATCGTCAACGTCCAGCGCAGGCCCTGTAGAGACAGAGCCGACGGAGGAGTGTACCAGACGCTCTCACATCACCGTCTCCAAAATACAGAACTGGGCCAAACTTTCCTCCGCGTGCCGAGAGCCGGCGCCTCCTGGGTTAGTGTACAGGCCGCAGGACTGGGGTCAGAGGACTTTGAGTGAAGACGGCTCCAAGCAGAATGATGTGGAGTTGGGATTCTCCGGGACACCGTACGAGTCTGTTGATGCAGGTGTGCCGGAGTTAAGCCCTCTCTCTACAGATGTGTGCGTCTCTCCCGCTGCAGTGAAGATCTCCGGACAGGGCGCTTACCTCCAGCATCTGGACAGCAGCAGCCGAGCGTGGGTTCTGTCCACAGGAAAACCCCAGACGTCAGACGAACCCCTTCAAACCAGCCTCACCGAGTGGCGTCAGGGAGCGCACGGAGACTCCAACATTTGGTACAACCCCATTCCTGAAGAGGACGATGTGGAGAAGTACGGAGACCcgtggagaaagagagagacggagagatgCGCGAGAGGTTTGAGTCTTGCTGGAGACGTCGAACCGGAGACCAGCTCAG ATGCTGTCGTGTCAGAATGTGTTAGCTCTGCTAGCCGAGGGACTCCGGACAGTCCCGCAGGGCCGAGTGGGAGTGGCATGAGTGTGATTGACAGGATCAAGTCTCCAGGAACAGTGCGGCGGCTCTCTATGAAGATGCGCAAACTTCCCGAGCTGAGACGAAAGCTTAGCCTGCGCTCGTCCCGTAACCAGCGGCACGCTCAGGGGAACGCCAGCGGCGCGACGGATGAGGCGTCGCCCCCAAACGCACGCAAAGAATCGTCCAACGTCATCAGCCGGTACCATCTGGACACCAGTGCTCCCGCCCGGCCGACACGACGCTCCTCGCGAGCTCGCTCTGCGAGTAAAGGAGGATATCTTAGCGACGGAGACTCGCCTGAACTGCTGCCGAAGCAGGGGTCGGGTCAGCCCGCCACATCACCGCCACACGGCGGAGTTCAGGAGTCACCCGCCGTCACAGACACGGATTCGTTCCGCCTGTACTCTCTGACGGATCAGCCGCGCTGTGCCCAGCGTCTCTCCGGTCTGCTCACGGTGCATCTGCTGGGCATCGAGGAGCTGCGGCGTTCCCCGCAGAGCGACGCTACTAAAGAAGTGTTCTGTGCCATTCAGGTGGACGGTGTGACCCGAGCTCGGACGTCACTGCTCACCTGTCAAGGGCCGCGGCTGCCGCTCAATCACACCTTTAACCTGGAGCTGGAGAGAGCACGACTGCTCAAACTGGTCATTCTGACACCGGCCGGCGCTGACAATGGACCCTCCGCACCCGCCCGAAACCGGGTGTGCTGCGTGGGTGCTGTGGCCATACCCCCCCTCTTCAAAG CCTCTCGCTGTCAGCAGTTGTGTGTGAGGTTGGAACCGCGAGGTTTGCTCTATGTGAAGTTGACTCTGTTGGAGCACTTTGTGAGTCCGTTTCCTCGTCTCAGTGATCTTCCTCCTCCGTCCGTGTTTGGGGTGGAGCTGAAACAGCTGGTGGAGAAGGAGACGTCTGCTCTCCAAGTTCCTCTCATCATTCAGAAGTGCGTGTGTGAGATTGAGCGCAGAGGTCTGAGG gttgtGGGCTTGTATCGTCTGTGCGGTTCAGCAGCAGTGAAGAAGGAACTGCGTGATGCCTTTGAGAGGGACAGTGCTGTGGTCGTGTTAAATGAAGAGCTCTATCCCGATGTCAATGTTATTACCG GGATTTTGAAGGATTATCTGCGTGAGCTGCCGTCAGCTCTCATCACCAGGACTCTGTATGAAGTTGTTCTGGAGGACATGATGGCTCGTCCGGCCTGCAAGAGTGACAGCGACACACACAGATCagacaacacaatctcactCCTTCAGTGTCTGCCTGAACCAGAGAGG GcgactctgtccttcctgttgGATCATCTGAGTCTCGTGGCGTCCTTCAGTGACTCCAACCGAATGACCTGTCAGAATCTGGCGGTGTGTTTCGGGCCGGTTCTTCTGACCCCCTCACAGGAGTGTTGGCAGGCCGGGCTAACGGCTCCCGGCTCAGGGCCCGGGGTCACTCGAGGAGGGCGGGGCTTTGCTCACAGTGAAGACATCGCTAGCGCCGTGGACTTCAAACGGCACATCGAGGCATTGCATTACCTTCTGAAGCTCTGGCCCG TACCCAAAGGAAGAGTGACGGAGGATTCCGACCAAGCTCCCCTCGCATCCCAGAAATCCTCACTGCGGTGGGCTCAACGTGTACAGCTGCGCGCCGACCTTCCGTCAGCACAGGACGCGGTGGTGGTGTCCCGCAGGGGGCGTGGCCGTCTGGAAAGCCCACCCTGTAACCGTTACGCCGGCGATTGGAGCGTGTGCGGGCGGGATTTCCTGTCTAACGATGAGGCAGATTACGACGAGGTTGCCGGCAGCGAGAGCGATGATGACGACATTGAAGAGACGAAGAAGACGGACGTGTGGGTGTCCCCTGACGGTTTGTTCGTGGATGATTTTGCGTTGGATTTTGACGCTCCCTTCACGTGTCGACTGAGTCTGAAGGACTTCGATACTCTCATTTCAGACCTGGAGAGAGAGTTAGCCAAACAAATCAACATCTGCCTTTAA
- the LOC130569332 gene encoding cytochrome P450 4F3, protein MIGVLALSGAVLVCVLAARLAFKRRALRCFNQPPQRNWILGHMGLMGNNEEGLQAVDEIIRRYVHSCAWYLGPFYNMVRLFHPDYVKSLLTASASITFKDRIFYGFMKPWLGNCLLLQNGQEWSRHRRLLTSAFHFDILKKYVLIFNQSSNKMHDKWRHLLAAGQNDLDMFEHMSSLTLDSLLKCTFSCDSQCPGKPREYIAAILQLSTLVVQRQHYLPHHWDWLYWRSEQGRRFRKACDIVHGFTADIVRERRLQLDQQGSAKSRSANQEHTGGYKKKDTDLIDLLLLSKDENGEGLANEEIQAHADMFMFAGHDTTASALSWIFYNLSMHQDYQDRCRAEVTSLLQDRETDDITWDDLRQLTFTTMCIKESLRLHPPVLALTRYFSQDMKTPGDLVIPQGSLCLISIYGIHRNPVIWSDPEVFDPMRFDPQRPKERSPHAFIPFSAGPRNCIGQNFAMAEIKVVVAQTLSRFRILPGPKPVRRLYNLVMRAEGGMILNFQPLALSQDQ, encoded by the exons ATGATCGGTGTTCTCGCGCTCTCCGGCGCGGTGCTCGTGTGCGTGCTCGCGGCGCGTCTCGCCTTCAAACGACGCGCGTTGCGATGCTTCAATCAGCCGCCGCAAAGAAACTGGATTCTGGGACACATGGGACTA atggGTAATAATGAAGAGGGTTTACAGGCCGTGGATGAAATAATCCGGCGGTATGTTCATTCATGTGCCTGGTATCTCGGTCCGTTCTACAATATGGTTCGTCTTTTCCATCCAGACTATGTGAAATCTCTCCTGACGGCCTCTG CTTCCATTACATTCAAAGACAGGATCTTTTACGGCTTTATGAAACCCTGGCTGG GGAACTGTCTTCTGCTGCAGAACGGTCAGGAATGGTCTCGCCATCGTCGACTTCTGACTTCAGCTTTCCATTTCGACATCCTCAAAAAATATGTGCTTATATTCAATCAGTCATCCAACAAAATGCAC GATAAATGGCGTCATCTGCTGGCGGCGGGGCAGAATGATCTGGACATGTTTGAGCACATGAGCTCATTGACTCTGGACAGTTTGCTGAAATGCACCTTCAGCTGCGACAGTCAGTGTCCGGG AAAGCCCCGTGAATACATCGCAGCCATTTTGCAGCTGTCCACACTGGTGGTTCAGAGACAACATTATCTCCCTCACCACTGGGACTGGCTGTACTGGCGCTCTGAACAGGGCCGGAGGTTTCGCAAGGCTTGTGACATCGTGCACGGCTTCACCGCTGACATCGTGAGAGAGCGACGACTCCAACTCGACCAGCAGGGAAGTGCAAAGAGCCGCTCTGCAAACCAGGAACACACGGGAGGATACAAGAAAAAAGACACCGATCTTATCGATTTACTGCTGTTGTCGAAA GATGAGAACGGCGAGGGACTCGCCAACGAGGAGATTCAGGCACACGCGGACATGTTCATGTTTGCGG GTCACGACACCACGGCCAGCGCCCTCTCCTGGATCTTCTACAATCTGTCCATGCATCAGGACTATCAGGACCGCTGTCGTGCGGAAGTCACATCACTGCTGCAGGACAGAGAGACGGACGACATCACCTG GGATGACCTCAGACAGCTTACATTCACCACCATGTGCATCAAGGAGAGTTTGAGGCTTCACCCGCCCGTTCTGGCTCTGACCCGATACTTCTCGCAGGACATGAAGACTCCAGGCGACCTTGTCATTCCACAGG GAAGTTTGTGCTTGATCAGTATTTACGGTATTCATCGCAATCCTGTTATCTGGAGCGATCCAGAG GTGTTTGACCCCATGCGCTTTGATCCACAGAGGCCAAAGGAAAGGTCACCTCATGCTTTTATACCGTTCTCTGCAGGACCCAG GAACTGCATCGGTCAGAACTTTGCTATGGCAGAAATAAAGGTGGTGGTCGCTCAGACGCTGTCAAGGTTCAGAATTCTGCCCGGACCCAAACCGGTGCGCCGTCTCTACAACCTGGTCATGAGAGCAGAAGGAGGAATGATTTTAAACTTTCAACCTCTCGCGCTGTCTCAGGATCAGTAA